A window of the Chanodichthys erythropterus isolate Z2021 chromosome 21, ASM2448905v1, whole genome shotgun sequence genome harbors these coding sequences:
- the itgb7 gene encoding integrin beta-7: MKAVVIAVTVLFHSIQGQEPLCQSQPSCSECIRSPGCAWCTQTDFLKSGESNERRCDSPESLKARSCKEDHVINPVKHPLIDVKRSELSNDPENVVQLKPQNINVTLRVGVPFEFTIDFKRAVGYPIDLYYLMDLSFSMKDDLEQIKTLGQKILKKLKDITKTVRIGFGSFVDKEMLPYVSQVKARRQNPCPNRIDTCQPAFSFQNVLPLTSDAKEFEQEVSKQKISGNLDSPEAGLDAIMQAAVCKEKIRWHNVTRILVYTSDDTFHMAGDGRLGGVFQPHNGQCHLNDNGSYNGRAYDYPSVGHVSKVLQDNNIQLIFAVTEDIYPAYKALSALIPQSVVGVLKNDSSNVVDLISEAYRNLSATLVLEQEGAPKELDVSYRSACKGNQIDTEWKEKGECQGIKHEMITFQVRLNASACLKEPQTFRIKMQGISEEVKITVHTECHCDCGAPEEASNHCNGTGTLSCGVCSCDKGYLGQQCECVQQSDVDSTFKMLASCRPDNSSQVCSGHGTCECGKCVCQGQYSGDYCQCDANSCEHHNGKPCNGKGICDCGQCKCKEGYTGSACECSPSQDKCKNDMGLCSGQGKCTCNDCECNPGFMGDHCSTLFNACMVFKDCVACHVEAGTPDATNCAASCSDAKISHLDGTHELDCTYQDTVSYKVELGANGKIILQYADLPRYIDKTTVIIGSSVSGIILIGIIIIIIYRVLLELYDIREYQNFVKAQNQTEWNEVQNPLFKGATTTVVNPLHMHNDENAKQHSEII, translated from the exons GACTTTTTGAAATCAGGTGAGTCTAATGAACGACGCTGTGATTCTCCCGAGTCTCTGAAGGCCAGGAGTTGTAAAGAGGATCATGTGATCAATCCTGTAAAACATCCCTTGATCGATGTGAAGAGAAGTGAGCTCAGCAACGACCCTGAAAATGTGGTCCAGCTGAAACCTCAGAATATCAACGTTACACTCAGAGTTG gAGTTCCATTTGAATTCACAATTGATTTTAAGAGGGCCGTGGGTTACCCTATAGATCTGTACTACCTGATGGATCTGAGCTTTTCCATGAAAGATGATCTGGAGCAAATTAAAACTCTGGGGCAGAAAATCCTCAAGAAGCTGAAGGACATCACAAAGACCGTCCGGATCG GTTTTGGGTCTTTTGTTGATAAGGAGATGTTGCCATATGTCAGTCAGGTGAAGGCAAGACGTCAGAACCCCTGCCCTAATCGTATAGATACCTGCCAACCTGCTTTCAGTTTTCAGAATGTCCTGCCACTGACTAGCGATGCTAAGGAGTTTGAACAAGAAGTTAGCAAACAGAAAATCTCTGGTAACCTGGACTCTCCTGAGGCTGGTCTGGATGCCATAATGCAGGCAGCAGTCTGTAAG gagaaaatccgATGGCACAATGTGACACGGATTCTGGTTTACACATCTGATGATACTTTCCACATGGCAGGAGATGGACGATTAGGTGGTGTCTTTCAGCCACATAATGGACAGTGTCATCTTAATGATAACGGTTCCTATAATGGAAGAGCCTAT GATTACCCATCAGTGGGCCATGTATCTAAAGTTCTGCAGGATAACAATATACAGCTCATATTTGCCGTGACTGAGGACATCTATCCAGCATATAAG GCATTGAGTGCATTGATTCCTCAGTCAGTGGTTGGTGTATTAAAGAATGACTCTAGTAATGTCGTTGATCTCATCTCTGAAGCCTATAGG AATTTGTCAGCCACGCTGGTGTTAGAGCAGGAGGGAGCTCCAAAAGAACTGGACGTGTCCTACAGGTCTGCATGTAAAGGGAATCAGATTGATACTGAATGGAAGGAGAAAGGAGAATGTCAAGGCATCAAGCATGAGATG ATTACGTTCCAAGTACGTTTGAATGCATCTGCGTGTCTGAAGGAGCCTCAGACATTTCGGATCAAAATGCAAGGCATCAGCGAGGAAGTGAAGATCACAGTGCATACAGAGTGTCACTGTGACTGTGGTGCTCCAGAGGAGGCTTCCAATCACTGTAACGGTACAGGAACGCTCTCATGCGGCGTGTGCAG CTGTGACAAAGGGTATTTGGGTCAGCAGTGCGAGTGTGTGCAACAGAGTGATGTGGACTCTACCTTCAAAATGCTGGCGTCCTGTCGGCCTGACAACAGCTCGCAGGTGTGCAGTGGGCATGGCACCTGTGAGTGTGGCAAGTGTGTGTGTCAAGGCCAATACAGTGGTGATTACTGCCAGTGTGATGCCAATAGTTGTGAACACCATAATGGCAAGCCCTGTAATG GGAAAGGAATATGCGACTGTGGacaatgtaaatgtaaagaAGGCTACACAGGGTCTGCATGCGAGTGCTCGCCTAGCCAGGACAAGTGTAAGAATGACATGGGGCTTTGCAGCGGTCAAGGCAAATGCACTTGCAACGATTGTGAGTGTAACCCAGGCTTCATGGGAGATCACTGCTCTACATTATTCAACGCTTGCATGGTGTTTAA GGATTGTGTGGCATGTCATGTGGAAGCTGGTACTCCTGATGCCACTAATTGTGCTGCGAGTTGTTCGGATGCTAAAATATCTCATCTTGATGGCACTCATGAGCTGGATTGCACATATCAAGATACCGTTTCATACAAAGTGGAACTTGGTGCTAATGGAAAAATTATACTTCAATATGCAGACCTGCCTC gtTACATTGATAAGACTACAGTTATAATTGGCAGCTCTGTGTCAGGCATCATTTTAATTGGCATTATAATAATCATTATATACCGTGTCTTGCTGGAACTGTATGACATTAGAGAATATCAGAACTTTGTTAAAGCACAGAACCAGACCGAATGGAACGAG GTCCAGAATCCTCTTTTCAAAGGTGCCACAACAACAGTGGTTAACCCTTTGCATATGCATAACGACGAGAATGCAAAGCAACATTCTGAGATTATTTAA